In Sulfuracidifex metallicus DSM 6482 = JCM 9184, a single window of DNA contains:
- a CDS encoding amidohydrolase family protein yields MISTQLLVIVMVMVIKGLSGMKELRVDGRGTFNAEGRLALPAFYDMHFHPENAFTLGLTGENSSSTLKEAVTKWSKVRDSMSVEEIKDRMKKALLLELYHGVTHVRIHVDMCSKDIRSVKAAVLLKEEMKEIMDIQTVAFPEQSLFKCGNNLLYASQFTDLVGGKPDAEDDVEMSIKHLSLVTSVAKKLEKSMDIHIDQDARRTRFAEYLLSIAENHVTLSHMSSLHYEDDDYVRKIYQMIRNKKASVVSAPLTAVYLAAEKGYPKGRGITRIREMMKEEINVCLGNDDLQNVFYPFGAGDILLSMFMAINLEQSFTADDWIPLVTTNAEKEFSLINVPSKDFVILDASSFREQMSTMAPRFMVIRNGKILAKTNRESRLIINGSSLNPYLLMKSLTD; encoded by the coding sequence ATGATTTCTACACAATTGTTAGTGATCGTAATGGTAATGGTGATAAAAGGACTAAGCGGCATGAAGGAGTTGAGGGTTGACGGAAGGGGAACCTTCAACGCTGAAGGAAGGCTAGCTCTACCAGCCTTTTATGACATGCATTTCCACCCTGAGAACGCCTTCACTCTCGGATTAACTGGAGAGAACTCTTCATCCACTCTTAAGGAGGCGGTCACTAAATGGAGTAAGGTCAGAGATTCCATGAGCGTAGAGGAAATTAAAGACAGGATGAAGAAGGCCCTTCTTTTGGAGCTTTACCATGGTGTAACCCATGTTAGAATACACGTTGATATGTGCTCCAAGGATATCCGGTCAGTTAAGGCCGCAGTTCTGCTAAAAGAGGAAATGAAGGAAATCATGGACATACAGACCGTTGCTTTCCCAGAACAAAGCTTGTTTAAGTGTGGGAATAATTTACTTTACGCTTCCCAGTTCACTGACTTAGTTGGAGGAAAACCCGACGCAGAGGATGATGTGGAAATGTCCATAAAGCACTTGTCTCTAGTCACATCGGTTGCCAAGAAATTGGAAAAGAGCATGGATATACATATTGACCAAGACGCAAGGAGAACTAGATTTGCGGAGTACTTACTTTCAATTGCTGAGAATCACGTTACTCTGTCTCACATGTCTTCGCTTCACTATGAAGACGATGATTATGTTAGGAAAATATATCAAATGATCAGGAACAAGAAAGCCTCGGTTGTCAGCGCTCCTTTAACAGCAGTATATCTTGCGGCGGAAAAGGGATATCCAAAGGGAAGGGGCATAACTAGAATAAGGGAGATGATGAAGGAAGAAATCAACGTTTGTTTGGGCAACGACGACCTTCAGAACGTTTTCTACCCGTTTGGTGCAGGAGACATTTTGCTTTCAATGTTTATGGCAATAAACCTAGAACAATCCTTTACTGCAGACGATTGGATACCTTTGGTAACTACCAATGCAGAGAAAGAGTTCAGCCTCATTAATGTTCCAAGTAAGGACTTCGTGATCCTCGATGCCTCGTCATTCAGGGAACAGATGTCTACGATGGCTCCTAGATTCATGGTAATCAGAAACGGGAAAATATTAGCTAAGACTAACAGAGAATCAAGGTTAATAATCAACGGATCTTCGTTAAATCCGTATTTATTGATGAAGTCGCTTACAGACTAG
- a CDS encoding APC family permease yields MSKKVFIRESSGLVRQMGSKHAFAKVLALIVPISLYYTLIYSPALPAANWYIGILISPVIALPIFLTYLKLAEYIPRSSGEYIYISRIIGPLPATIQGVANIISTPLLAAILSQIEVTAGIVPTLQIIGLSLHNSFLLNLGTSILNNPTYYFLASLISLFLMWIISISPQRVMGNFLFIIASMQVIGSILVIYLFSQGRSLFEADFNKFSTMFGGPSYSSLASQGATLYSPSFNLLQTFVFSVLMLMWLFVWFFGPSYFAGEYKQANKSLKVGMLSGFGIATAIIVALTYLTADTMGIPFFNYVAMNGWGSSIPVSSGEGYIAWAGVMALGVPVLAVLVGILNIGIQFVAGPLSLAIPSRVMLAMSFDRILPERLAYVNPRLQTPLLASVVALGIAVFFEVAILLLGLSISTIALVAVLFIYQFLQATISATVAGFKGIPGVSLSDKEKRELKIYGSLASVVLAISVMVAIGYAVVNPLYLSMVLSGSLAVNIGLIAIIPILGLITYFVSKRLREKEGMDLKVVFKEIPPE; encoded by the coding sequence ATGTCTAAAAAAGTTTTCATAAGGGAATCGTCAGGATTAGTAAGGCAGATGGGATCTAAACATGCCTTCGCTAAGGTTCTGGCGTTAATAGTTCCAATATCTCTCTATTATACCCTAATTTATTCTCCAGCATTACCTGCTGCGAATTGGTACATAGGAATATTGATATCGCCCGTTATTGCCTTACCAATATTTCTCACTTATCTAAAGCTTGCAGAGTATATACCTAGATCCTCTGGAGAATACATCTATATTTCAAGGATAATAGGCCCCCTCCCCGCTACCATACAAGGGGTGGCCAACATAATATCCACTCCTTTGCTAGCAGCTATTCTATCTCAGATAGAGGTTACAGCAGGAATCGTTCCAACTTTACAGATCATAGGTCTATCCCTTCATAATAGCTTTCTATTGAATTTAGGAACTTCAATACTTAACAACCCAACGTACTACTTCTTGGCTAGCCTGATTTCCTTGTTCCTCATGTGGATTATAAGTATATCCCCTCAAAGAGTAATGGGAAACTTTCTCTTCATAATTGCATCTATGCAGGTCATTGGCTCCATTCTAGTAATCTATCTGTTCTCTCAAGGTAGATCCCTATTCGAGGCAGACTTTAACAAGTTCTCTACAATGTTCGGAGGACCGTCTTATTCCTCCTTAGCATCTCAAGGAGCTACGCTTTACTCTCCTAGCTTTAATTTATTACAAACCTTCGTGTTCTCCGTTCTGATGTTAATGTGGCTTTTTGTGTGGTTCTTCGGCCCTTCTTACTTCGCTGGAGAGTATAAACAAGCTAACAAGTCCTTGAAGGTAGGCATGTTGTCAGGTTTCGGAATAGCTACGGCAATAATAGTTGCCTTAACTTACTTAACGGCAGATACAATGGGAATTCCTTTCTTTAACTACGTTGCAATGAACGGCTGGGGCTCCTCAATACCAGTATCTTCAGGAGAAGGCTACATAGCATGGGCAGGAGTTATGGCTTTAGGTGTTCCTGTTCTTGCAGTGTTAGTTGGAATACTTAATATAGGGATACAATTCGTTGCAGGACCTCTATCCCTGGCTATACCAAGCAGGGTAATGTTAGCTATGTCTTTCGATAGGATTCTACCTGAACGTTTAGCTTACGTCAATCCAAGGTTACAGACTCCTCTCCTTGCTTCCGTAGTGGCATTGGGAATTGCAGTCTTCTTTGAGGTTGCAATTCTTCTTCTAGGACTATCCATATCCACCATCGCCTTAGTGGCAGTTCTTTTCATTTATCAATTTCTACAAGCAACTATCTCCGCTACTGTTGCGGGATTCAAGGGAATTCCTGGGGTTTCCTTGTCTGACAAGGAAAAGAGGGAACTGAAAATCTATGGTTCTTTAGCTTCTGTAGTGCTAGCTATATCCGTGATGGTTGCAATAGGTTATGCCGTAGTTAACCCATTATACTTATCAATGGTTCTGTCAGGAAGCTTAGCCGTTAATATAGGGCTAATAGCAATAATACCCATATTAGGCCTGATAACATACTTTGTGTCTAAACGTCTGAGGGAGAAAGAAGGAATGGACTTGAAAGTCGTATTTAAGGAGATACCTCCAGAGTAA
- a CDS encoding xanthine dehydrogenase family protein — MLWNLTYVDDIPGDYKYVGFKRSTSKFAKFSVSGKCYTEDILEKYNVEFVFGTEGMKLPKVTLLAKDRALYEGHPLCAVIAKDRYQVEDQLDEVDVEYQELENQPLFPEIPDNVIYSKSYGNEGKAEMTASFSLRAGRSSPAPMEPRVIAVRLSGDSIIIHASTQAPTVARLLISEMLGVPMHRVTVDVPNVGGGFGAKQDLSYEELSVVALSYELGESLKWVETRSEHIQGSQARDQIHEVKVGFTSDGRLKFLHDDITYDVGAFPLSWSGISPLFVTLNTMTSVYSFDFSYNVKAILSNKAPQGAYRGFGRPEAVFVMERIMDEISRMTGVDQLEIRRRNLKDLQDVGNINLVLQELERKYNDLKSKYGKGIGVSFYVQYAGPNSKVMIEEEKSRIPGYDCVRAFLDLDGWVVIKISATNQGQGMDRAIRNLVSKELGYDKVKVVLGDNEVKGYGVWASRTMLTMGNAAVLAARQLKEKISTLGEWEEVSKMMLTKPWKVMNVSTDVCYETDDFVGTVSGQISVVKGDCTGVKAVEHFIVADVGIAGDEEIVKGQLIGGALQGIGGVLYEDAREGFEFSVPTAVEAPKFEVKLFHTPSKTPSGVRGVGENGPTGAYASVCNAIRDLGMKCDSFPLKLRGDG, encoded by the coding sequence ATGCTCTGGAATCTAACCTATGTGGACGATATACCGGGAGATTACAAGTACGTAGGATTCAAGAGATCCACGTCAAAGTTCGCTAAGTTTTCCGTTTCGGGTAAATGTTATACAGAAGACATATTAGAAAAATATAACGTTGAGTTCGTCTTCGGAACCGAGGGTATGAAGCTACCCAAGGTAACTTTACTAGCTAAGGATCGAGCTCTCTACGAAGGACATCCCCTTTGTGCAGTAATAGCGAAGGATAGGTATCAGGTTGAGGACCAATTGGACGAAGTTGACGTGGAATATCAGGAGCTAGAGAATCAACCACTATTCCCTGAAATACCGGATAACGTAATCTATTCCAAGTCCTATGGAAACGAGGGAAAAGCAGAGATGACAGCTTCCTTTTCCTTAAGGGCTGGACGTAGTTCCCCTGCACCTATGGAACCTAGAGTGATTGCGGTAAGGCTATCTGGTGATTCCATTATAATTCATGCATCAACGCAGGCTCCCACGGTTGCTAGGTTACTCATATCTGAGATGCTTGGAGTTCCCATGCACAGAGTTACAGTTGATGTTCCTAACGTTGGAGGTGGTTTCGGAGCCAAGCAAGATCTGTCCTATGAGGAACTTTCAGTCGTGGCTTTATCTTACGAGCTGGGCGAGAGCCTAAAATGGGTGGAAACTAGGTCAGAACACATTCAAGGATCGCAAGCTAGAGATCAGATCCATGAAGTGAAGGTAGGTTTCACTTCAGATGGAAGGTTGAAGTTCCTTCATGACGACATTACCTACGACGTAGGTGCCTTTCCTTTATCTTGGAGCGGGATATCGCCCTTATTTGTTACTCTCAATACAATGACGTCAGTTTACTCGTTCGACTTTTCCTATAACGTTAAAGCTATCCTTTCTAATAAGGCTCCTCAAGGAGCGTATAGAGGCTTCGGAAGGCCTGAAGCCGTGTTCGTAATGGAGAGGATCATGGACGAGATTTCTAGAATGACTGGAGTGGATCAGCTGGAAATCAGAAGGAGGAACTTGAAGGACTTACAGGACGTTGGTAACATTAACTTGGTTTTACAAGAGCTTGAGAGAAAATACAACGACCTAAAGAGCAAATATGGAAAGGGTATAGGCGTATCGTTTTACGTTCAATACGCAGGTCCAAACTCAAAGGTCATGATAGAGGAAGAAAAATCTAGAATACCAGGTTACGACTGTGTAAGGGCGTTCCTAGATTTAGATGGTTGGGTGGTGATTAAAATATCAGCAACAAACCAAGGTCAGGGAATGGACAGAGCAATAAGGAACTTGGTGTCTAAAGAACTAGGTTATGACAAGGTTAAGGTAGTACTTGGAGATAACGAGGTCAAGGGTTACGGTGTATGGGCAAGTAGAACAATGCTCACCATGGGTAACGCTGCAGTTCTAGCTGCCAGACAGCTCAAGGAGAAGATATCCACTTTAGGCGAATGGGAGGAAGTCTCTAAAATGATGTTGACTAAGCCATGGAAAGTTATGAACGTTTCGACCGACGTATGTTACGAAACTGATGATTTCGTTGGAACGGTATCGGGTCAGATAAGCGTTGTGAAGGGAGACTGTACCGGAGTTAAGGCTGTGGAACACTTCATAGTCGCAGACGTAGGTATAGCGGGAGATGAGGAAATAGTTAAGGGACAATTAATTGGGGGGGCACTTCAGGGAATTGGGGGAGTCCTTTACGAGGACGCTAGGGAAGGATTTGAATTCTCCGTTCCAACAGCAGTCGAGGCACCTAAATTCGAGGTTAAGTTATTTCATACTCCCTCCAAAACGCCTTCAGGAGTCCGTGGTGTAGGCGAAAACGGACCTACTGGAGCATACGCTTCAGTTTGCAATGCGATAAGGGATCTGGGAATGAAGTGTGACTCCTTCCCTTTAAAATTAAGAGGTGATGGATAA
- a CDS encoding nitrilase-related carbon-nitrogen hydrolase, translating to MRIALVQTHMTWDKEDNVKRQMEMVNKAADGGAKIVALDELSNTVYFAFEQNVKYFSLAETENGPTITAFRMLAKERGVNLIVPIFERDGTSFYNTAFIINSNGSVVGKYRKTHLPQDNYFNEYYYFKIGDLGFPVFQLEDTKVGVVICHDRHFPETVRAEVVNGAEIVFVPSVAYFKEIWELELKAHAIFNTVYIAGINRVGKEYPEQLQEYFGDSMIVSPMGDVISKVQGEGIAYAEVDKEELIKARLSRPFLKKRLSSYGL from the coding sequence ATGAGGATAGCTCTGGTTCAAACCCATATGACTTGGGACAAGGAAGATAATGTTAAGAGACAGATGGAAATGGTGAACAAAGCCGCTGACGGCGGAGCTAAAATAGTAGCTTTGGATGAACTTTCTAATACAGTATACTTCGCCTTCGAGCAAAACGTGAAATATTTCTCGTTGGCCGAAACCGAGAACGGACCTACAATAACAGCCTTCAGGATGCTGGCAAAAGAAAGGGGAGTCAATCTCATAGTTCCTATATTTGAAAGAGACGGAACCAGCTTCTATAATACCGCCTTTATAATAAACTCTAACGGTAGTGTTGTAGGCAAGTACAGGAAGACGCATTTACCTCAGGACAACTACTTCAACGAATATTATTATTTCAAGATAGGTGATCTTGGATTTCCGGTTTTCCAGCTAGAGGATACAAAGGTCGGCGTCGTTATATGTCATGACAGACACTTCCCAGAGACGGTGAGAGCTGAGGTAGTTAATGGAGCTGAAATAGTCTTTGTGCCATCAGTTGCATACTTCAAGGAAATCTGGGAACTGGAATTGAAGGCTCACGCTATTTTCAACACAGTTTATATTGCAGGGATAAACAGAGTAGGCAAGGAGTATCCAGAGCAACTCCAAGAGTACTTCGGCGACTCAATGATTGTATCACCCATGGGAGACGTGATCTCCAAGGTTCAGGGAGAGGGTATAGCTTATGCTGAGGTAGATAAGGAGGAACTCATAAAAGCTAGGTTATCTAGACCGTTCCTCAAGAAGAGGCTTAGCAGTTATGGTTTGTAG
- a CDS encoding amidohydrolase family protein, giving the protein MIFKNGTLLTEAGIVNADIKVEGGKITRISFDIPTAGDDVKDVTGLYIMPGAIDGHTHFGSRFLGAKEPIPTADDYSSGSEVCLAGGITSIVNFFESSNNPVSSLKEEINKAEESKVDFSFHFIVKKKEEIPYLKDLFRIGVKSVKVFMAYDSIRLDDLSIMNVMKEVRSLGGTVAVHAENGDIIKYLQENEVGEEPIYHAKTRPPESEEEAVNRFASMAFITGVRSYIVHVSTPSSLNVVKYWQRKGAKVYAETCPHYLVFNDEIYLRKDGKRFIMSPPLRSESERKEMVMRLGEFYTVGSDYSGFLSKFKDEPASYRDVPNGVASTEFLVPTLASLMFQGELDPSSFVSLTSGNQIRLYDIKGKGMKEGDDADIVVIKKEEWKVKDWHGKMDYSIYEGMTFKAKVDKTFIRGELVYEEGNIKGGRGKMLKRS; this is encoded by the coding sequence ATGATATTTAAAAATGGAACACTTCTAACCGAAGCTGGAATTGTAAACGCAGACATTAAAGTGGAAGGAGGAAAAATAACTAGAATATCGTTCGACATTCCTACTGCAGGTGATGACGTAAAGGATGTAACCGGGCTTTACATCATGCCTGGAGCCATAGACGGGCATACCCACTTTGGGTCTAGGTTCTTGGGAGCTAAGGAACCAATACCTACAGCTGACGACTATAGTTCAGGAAGCGAAGTATGCCTAGCTGGAGGAATAACTTCAATAGTTAACTTCTTTGAGTCATCAAATAATCCAGTTTCTTCATTAAAAGAAGAAATAAACAAGGCTGAGGAATCTAAGGTTGACTTTTCCTTTCATTTCATCGTCAAGAAGAAAGAGGAAATACCTTACCTAAAGGACTTGTTTAGAATTGGAGTCAAAAGCGTAAAGGTATTCATGGCCTACGATTCCATAAGGCTAGATGACCTTTCAATTATGAATGTAATGAAAGAAGTTAGGTCTCTAGGAGGCACTGTTGCTGTACATGCAGAAAATGGGGATATTATTAAATATCTTCAAGAAAATGAAGTCGGAGAAGAACCCATATATCACGCGAAGACTAGACCTCCAGAGAGCGAAGAGGAAGCTGTTAATAGGTTCGCATCTATGGCATTCATAACCGGTGTTAGATCTTACATTGTCCACGTTTCTACACCTTCTTCACTTAATGTGGTAAAATATTGGCAAAGAAAGGGTGCAAAGGTTTATGCTGAAACTTGCCCCCATTATCTAGTTTTTAACGACGAGATTTACCTTAGAAAGGACGGAAAAAGGTTCATAATGAGCCCACCTTTGAGAAGCGAGAGCGAAAGGAAGGAAATGGTAATGAGGTTAGGTGAATTTTACACTGTTGGAAGTGACTACTCTGGTTTCTTGTCTAAGTTTAAGGATGAGCCAGCAAGCTACAGAGACGTTCCTAACGGTGTAGCGTCCACCGAGTTTCTGGTTCCTACCCTAGCATCTCTTATGTTTCAGGGTGAGCTAGATCCATCGTCATTTGTCTCCCTTACCTCTGGGAATCAAATAAGACTATATGACATTAAGGGAAAAGGAATGAAAGAGGGAGATGATGCAGATATTGTCGTCATAAAGAAAGAGGAATGGAAAGTAAAAGATTGGCATGGAAAAATGGACTATTCTATTTATGAAGGAATGACTTTCAAGGCAAAAGTTGATAAAACGTTTATACGAGGAGAACTTGTGTATGAGGAAGGTAACATAAAGGGAGGAAGAGGTAAAATGCTGAAACGATCCTAA
- a CDS encoding amidohydrolase family protein yields MNSIPLIDEHAHWFHASQMEEKEFMMSSAESWHEGEIKSDVVEMNSWRPFYMLLRNEMRKKFGDKFIEERNKLIKDDAEGYVKSLFEEENIKGLVIDEGFGNKKQEIPLPFKRLFRIETAINNSLFSMPFNEAVNHFKEILRSKVRKEGYAGFKSIIAYRTGLPQACEEGLGSRDFYSGETEWYGRKAKGFRDLLFCIAMEESKSLGVPFQVHTGAGDRDIKLNNSMPSIMTNLVRKYEGKIVFVHAGYPFHRETAWMSYIFPSVYLDLSQIFPFAPTGGFHALSEVLEVAPFIKVMYGSDVFELPEIAWISAKLFRRALSKSMDELEQIGVLDSSQRREAEEMISYKNAERLYGRFV; encoded by the coding sequence TTGAACTCGATTCCATTGATAGATGAGCATGCACATTGGTTTCACGCTAGTCAAATGGAGGAGAAGGAATTCATGATGAGCTCGGCTGAGTCTTGGCACGAAGGTGAGATCAAGTCTGATGTAGTGGAAATGAATAGCTGGAGACCATTTTACATGTTGCTTAGAAACGAAATGAGAAAGAAGTTCGGAGACAAATTCATAGAAGAGAGAAACAAGTTAATAAAAGACGACGCCGAAGGTTACGTTAAAAGTTTGTTTGAGGAAGAAAACATTAAGGGGCTGGTAATAGACGAAGGTTTCGGTAACAAGAAACAGGAAATACCATTACCATTCAAGAGACTTTTTAGAATAGAGACAGCAATAAATAATAGCCTATTTTCCATGCCCTTTAATGAGGCAGTAAATCACTTCAAAGAAATCCTAAGATCCAAGGTTAGAAAGGAAGGCTATGCGGGTTTTAAGAGCATCATAGCCTATAGAACAGGTTTGCCTCAAGCATGTGAGGAAGGTTTAGGTTCCAGAGATTTTTATTCAGGGGAGACAGAATGGTATGGAAGGAAGGCAAAGGGCTTTAGGGACTTGTTGTTCTGCATTGCTATGGAGGAGTCAAAGTCACTTGGTGTGCCCTTTCAAGTGCACACCGGAGCAGGAGATCGCGACATTAAACTTAATAATTCAATGCCTTCCATCATGACTAATCTAGTAAGGAAATACGAAGGGAAGATAGTGTTCGTTCACGCAGGATATCCTTTTCATAGGGAGACTGCATGGATGAGTTACATTTTCCCTTCGGTTTACCTAGACTTATCCCAGATTTTTCCCTTTGCTCCAACGGGAGGATTTCATGCCCTATCTGAGGTATTAGAAGTAGCACCTTTCATTAAAGTGATGTATGGTAGCGATGTCTTTGAGCTTCCAGAGATAGCGTGGATTTCAGCTAAACTCTTCCGGAGAGCACTCTCCAAATCTATGGACGAGCTGGAGCAAATAGGAGTATTGGATTCAAGTCAAAGAAGAGAAGCTGAAGAAATGATATCGTATAAGAATGCCGAAAGGCTTTACGGTAGGTTTGTCTAA
- a CDS encoding glutamine synthetase family protein, with translation MSLNSNELKRKGIDVVRFTWIGLDGFVRFKGAHIDHLEEMAKSGIGLTKAMFSFTPMDYISPYGSFGPEDQDVFLVPDPATLVTLPPYASVLCDLYDGDRPWELDARSKLRSYLEKLREKEGFSFMSSFEYEFYLVKDGKPFNDARCFDPQGMNDIIITRIVSSLKSNGIDVLRVIKEYGPAQYEIDVMHRDSLRSADEFVMFKEIVKNEAYNLGVEANFMPKPFNNLAGSGLHLNLSMWEGNKNLFYSEGKELSEIGTWFLGGILKHARALTAIAAPTVNSYKRLRSGSWAPTKITYGVNNKSAMIRLPTPYRGGMGKDTRLEYRVPDPLVNPYLLVLAVISAGMDGISKRLDPGPPVNENSYLKEEIPEIPRNLREALNELNHDVELKGMIGERLIDEFLKVKMAEVDEYEGNVTEWEYKTYSKM, from the coding sequence ATGTCCCTTAACTCCAACGAATTAAAGAGAAAGGGTATAGACGTTGTAAGATTCACTTGGATTGGGTTAGACGGATTCGTCAGGTTCAAGGGTGCTCACATAGACCATTTGGAGGAAATGGCAAAAAGCGGTATAGGATTAACCAAGGCTATGTTCAGCTTCACTCCTATGGATTACATTTCACCTTACGGTTCTTTCGGACCGGAGGATCAGGATGTATTTTTAGTTCCTGATCCAGCAACGTTAGTTACTCTTCCACCTTACGCTTCCGTTTTATGCGATTTATACGACGGTGATAGACCATGGGAGTTAGATGCTCGGTCTAAGTTGCGTTCATACTTGGAAAAGCTGAGGGAAAAAGAAGGATTTAGCTTCATGTCGTCCTTTGAGTACGAGTTCTACTTGGTTAAGGACGGTAAACCTTTCAACGATGCCCGCTGTTTTGATCCACAAGGTATGAACGACATCATTATAACTAGAATAGTGTCGTCCCTAAAGAGCAACGGAATCGACGTACTTAGGGTTATAAAGGAATACGGTCCTGCACAATATGAGATAGACGTGATGCACAGGGATTCCCTGAGATCTGCTGACGAATTCGTCATGTTTAAGGAGATAGTTAAGAATGAGGCATATAATTTAGGTGTAGAAGCCAACTTCATGCCTAAGCCTTTCAACAATCTAGCAGGATCTGGACTTCACTTGAATTTGAGCATGTGGGAAGGTAATAAGAACCTTTTCTACTCAGAAGGAAAGGAACTCAGCGAAATCGGAACTTGGTTCTTGGGCGGAATCTTGAAGCATGCACGTGCGCTTACTGCTATCGCTGCACCTACTGTGAATTCTTACAAAAGACTAAGGTCAGGAAGCTGGGCTCCGACGAAAATAACGTACGGTGTAAATAACAAGTCAGCAATGATTAGACTCCCTACACCTTATCGCGGCGGTATGGGGAAGGACACAAGGCTCGAATATAGAGTTCCAGACCCCTTAGTTAATCCGTATCTCCTGGTTCTTGCAGTGATCTCAGCTGGAATGGATGGGATATCTAAGCGTCTTGATCCAGGCCCCCCTGTTAACGAGAACTCATATTTGAAAGAGGAAATACCGGAAATACCGAGGAATCTGAGGGAGGCTCTTAACGAGCTGAATCACGACGTTGAGCTAAAGGGAATGATTGGAGAAAGGCTAATTGATGAATTCCTCAAGGTGAAGATGGCAGAGGTCGACGAATATGAAGGCAATGTGACCGAATGGGAATATAAAACATACAGTAAAATGTGA